In a single window of the Acidobacteriota bacterium genome:
- a CDS encoding peptidoglycan-binding protein: MALPLKLNQLSHSSLPTGVIKTVSVSCLVFGLTLTSTSLPTLALHVRDLTGSSAVSNQSSRYRSYEIPAGAVLKLKLNSQLTSKTNRVGDTFTATVFEPYLIDGKAVVPQGTQVEGHVSSVEPAQRDRSGTIAVDFDYLIFENGKKLDIGQVSELTSLKRDEKQQIDAEGKTSGGSTTKRKIIFTGGGAGAGAVIGAIAGGGKGAAIGGAIGAGAGILTALLLKGDEAVVKTGQEFGLEFLQKTRVSDDYLTARSTTDTTDRDRNTRDRDTTDRDTRDRDTRDRDTRDRDTRDRDTRDQDTRDRYTGSGRDPYQEYTDPQFIRRAQLELRTRGFYTSTIGTTLTSGVRSAITRFQRDQRLEETGKLDLPTAQALNLVDRDGNEIRLVKVLAARAVRQADRSIQVVMDTEVPSGGWDLYGDYEIRTDKLEVWARGVAPAGAASQVITKGTIEVVPREDVSRIQTVLIHTDTKDLTVAVEDMQTGIAKSLKATADRMLSTLRTQFRSEQRGATRTAPSTISWRLNENEARLYSAVVSLAEATRFYAELVETRATEEAQRGAAEALARGLNRVDRVMRSGRVGDRIQRDVDDFDKAAQQLTDYFRIDARGND, encoded by the coding sequence ATGGCTTTGCCATTGAAATTGAATCAGCTTTCTCACTCATCTTTACCAACCGGTGTGATCAAAACGGTTTCGGTGTCCTGTCTGGTGTTTGGGTTGACCCTGACATCAACCTCGCTCCCGACACTGGCTCTTCATGTTCGGGATCTGACTGGTTCTTCCGCGGTCAGCAACCAGAGTTCACGCTATCGGAGTTATGAAATTCCGGCTGGCGCCGTCTTGAAACTCAAACTGAATTCACAACTCACTTCAAAAACAAACCGGGTCGGCGACACCTTCACCGCTACGGTCTTTGAACCATATCTCATTGATGGAAAGGCAGTTGTTCCACAAGGAACTCAAGTTGAAGGCCACGTTTCAAGCGTTGAGCCAGCCCAGCGGGATCGTTCCGGAACCATTGCCGTCGATTTTGATTATTTGATTTTTGAAAATGGCAAAAAGCTCGATATCGGCCAGGTTTCTGAATTGACCAGCCTCAAACGCGACGAAAAACAACAAATTGACGCTGAAGGAAAAACTTCAGGTGGATCAACAACCAAACGCAAAATCATCTTTACGGGTGGTGGCGCCGGGGCTGGGGCTGTGATTGGCGCGATTGCCGGCGGCGGCAAAGGCGCGGCGATTGGTGGTGCCATCGGTGCCGGGGCGGGAATTTTGACCGCGCTGCTGCTCAAAGGTGACGAAGCCGTGGTCAAAACTGGTCAGGAATTCGGCCTCGAATTTCTCCAGAAAACCAGAGTGAGCGACGATTACCTCACCGCCCGATCAACCACGGACACCACTGACCGGGATCGGAACACTCGCGACCGGGATACCACTGACCGGGATACTCGTGACCGGGATACTCGTGACCGTGACACCCGCGACCGTGACACCCGTGACCGTGACACCCGTGATCAGGATACTCGTGACCGCTATACCGGTTCTGGCCGCGATCCATATCAGGAATATACGGATCCACAGTTTATCCGGCGGGCGCAACTCGAACTCCGAACTCGTGGTTTTTACACCTCAACCATCGGTACCACACTAACTTCCGGTGTGCGTTCGGCTATCACCCGATTCCAGCGTGATCAACGCCTTGAAGAAACCGGGAAGCTTGATCTGCCAACTGCCCAGGCACTGAATCTGGTTGATCGTGACGGCAACGAAATTCGACTCGTCAAGGTCCTGGCGGCCCGTGCCGTTCGTCAGGCTGACCGCAGTATCCAGGTCGTGATGGATACCGAGGTTCCGTCCGGCGGCTGGGATCTGTATGGCGACTATGAAATCCGGACCGACAAGCTTGAAGTCTGGGCCCGTGGCGTGGCACCAGCCGGCGCCGCTTCACAGGTCATCACCAAAGGCACCATCGAAGTCGTTCCACGCGAAGATGTCTCACGCATCCAGACCGTGTTGATTCACACCGACACCAAAGATCTGACGGTGGCGGTTGAAGATATGCAAACGGGCATTGCCAAATCACTCAAGGCCACGGCTGACCGCATGTTGAGCACGCTCAGAACTCAGTTCCGAAGTGAACAACGCGGCGCCACCCGCACCGCCCCAAGCACAATTTCCTGGCGCTTGAATGAAAACGAAGCCCGACTCTATTCAGCCGTGGTCAGTCTGGCAGAAGCCACCCGGTTTTATGCCGAACTGGTCGAAACCCGAGCCACCGAAGAGGCTCAGCGCGGTGCCGCCGAAGCCCTGGCTCGTGGCCTCAACCGGGTTGACCGGGTCATGCGTTCTGGTCGCGTTGGTGATCGAATCCAGCGCGATGTGGATGATTTTGATAAAGCGGCTCAGCAATTAACCGACTATTTCCGGATTGATGCTCGTGGAAATGATTAA